A genomic window from Centroberyx gerrardi isolate f3 chromosome 14, fCenGer3.hap1.cur.20231027, whole genome shotgun sequence includes:
- the rpl10a gene encoding large ribosomal subunit protein uL1 isoform X2: protein MRSTGNRPCWRCGLKTLPRPKFSVCVLGDQQHCDEAKAAELPHMDIEALKKLNKNKKLVKKLAKKYDAFLASESLIKQIPRILGPGLNKAGKFPSLLTHNENLNTKVDEVKSTIKFQMKKVLCLAVAVGHVKMTEDELVYNIHLAVNFLVSLLKKNWQNVRALYIKSTMGKPQRLY, encoded by the exons ATGAGGTCGACTGGAAATCGTCCATGTTGGCGGTGTGG GCTGAAGACTCTTCCCAGGCCCAAGTTCTCCGTGTGCGTCCTGggagaccagcagcactgtgaCGAGGCCAAAGCTGCAGAGCTTCCCCACATGGACATCGAGGCTCTGAAGAAGCTCAACAAGAACAAGAAGCTGGTCAAGAAGCTCG CCAAGAAGTACGATGCCTTCCTGGCCTCCGAGTCTCTGATCAAGCAGATCCCTCGTATCCTCGGCCCCGGGCTCAACAAGGCCGGCAAGTTCCCCTCCCTGCTCACCCACAACGAGAACCTGAACACCAAGGTGGACGAGGTCAAATCCACCATCAAATTCCAGATGAAGAAG GTGCTTTGTCTGGCCGTGGCTGTGGGACACGTGAAGATGACGGAGGACGAGCTGGTGTACAACATCCACCTTGCTGTGAACTTCCTGGTGTCTTTGCTGAAGAAGAATTGGCAGAATGTGCGCGCCCTCTACATCAAGAGCACCATGGGAAAACCCCAGCGCCTCTACTAA
- the rpl10a gene encoding large ribosomal subunit protein uL1 isoform X1, protein MSKVSRDTLYEAVKEVQQNSLAKPRKFVETVELQISLKNYDPQKDKRFSGTVRLKTLPRPKFSVCVLGDQQHCDEAKAAELPHMDIEALKKLNKNKKLVKKLAKKYDAFLASESLIKQIPRILGPGLNKAGKFPSLLTHNENLNTKVDEVKSTIKFQMKKVLCLAVAVGHVKMTEDELVYNIHLAVNFLVSLLKKNWQNVRALYIKSTMGKPQRLY, encoded by the exons ATGAG taaagtCTCGAGGGATACGTTGTACGAAGCTGTGAAGGAGGTCCAGCAAAACTCCCTGGCCAAGCCTAGGAA GTTTGTGGAGACGGTGGAGCTGCAGATCAGCTTGAAGAACTACGATCCCCAGAAGGACAAGCGTTTCTCTGGCACTGTCAG GCTGAAGACTCTTCCCAGGCCCAAGTTCTCCGTGTGCGTCCTGggagaccagcagcactgtgaCGAGGCCAAAGCTGCAGAGCTTCCCCACATGGACATCGAGGCTCTGAAGAAGCTCAACAAGAACAAGAAGCTGGTCAAGAAGCTCG CCAAGAAGTACGATGCCTTCCTGGCCTCCGAGTCTCTGATCAAGCAGATCCCTCGTATCCTCGGCCCCGGGCTCAACAAGGCCGGCAAGTTCCCCTCCCTGCTCACCCACAACGAGAACCTGAACACCAAGGTGGACGAGGTCAAATCCACCATCAAATTCCAGATGAAGAAG GTGCTTTGTCTGGCCGTGGCTGTGGGACACGTGAAGATGACGGAGGACGAGCTGGTGTACAACATCCACCTTGCTGTGAACTTCCTGGTGTCTTTGCTGAAGAAGAATTGGCAGAATGTGCGCGCCCTCTACATCAAGAGCACCATGGGAAAACCCCAGCGCCTCTACTAA
- the fance gene encoding Fanconi anemia group E protein, giving the protein MFLNLDSMFLSRFDGQTKLLVRSLLSGASGSRRALSVFQRQQRSDPRLSLHSFMLTLCQEELCPETETQPLTVKPLVCLFPASFKQNLLSFIHLVSSALPRTGVLHLLECLGREPCPNPWVTALVRQLERDLGAPGEKPLYSPLCSQRLNTLSERLVGAGRAGGWAECFSGQKAASASQGASGLLGTQRKRKSSFVAPDSDAEETGQQSKRIKVDSSPVEGVGERPAAEERGVREETSGRLGDVHTEVSPEELKPAADDLCDALSEHMKVSIPQIKELLESQTEWDQSATDVFKVLNDCDPAQVEVLCSMLSLPDIPEQTLPKLCSSLLALSPDLSYSAAATLIKSLLLGKVRSLSEPASRCLVTAVTSLCSRYPRPTCHALIGPVLEEKNIGNPQAELLNRLIGDCLEPHYRLLVLQMTFRIVWSEAVLSIIHSLLDSKPELNEELFTHFTEHLVSQAPQFTKSMKFAKMMLTVLTKYNSHVTAAHKHSLSGCLALNETFLKKSLQAALKRITHT; this is encoded by the exons ATGTTCCTGAACCTGGACTCCATGTTTCTGAGCCGGTTTGACGGGCAGACCAAGCTGCTGGTTCGGTCTCTGCTGTCCGGAGCCTCCGGTTCCCGCAGAGCTCTGTCCGTCTTCCAGCGGCAGCAGCGGTCCGACCCTCGGCTGTCACTGCACAGCTTCATGCTAACTCTCTGCCAGGAGGAGCTCTGCCCAGAGACCGAGACCCAGCCGCTGACAGT TAAACCCCTGGTGTGCCTGTTTCCAGCATCATTCAAGCAGAACCTGCTGTCCTTCATCCATCTGGTCAGCTCAGCTCTTCCTCGGACCGGCGTGCTTCATCTGCTCGAGTGCCTCGGCCGGGAGCCGTGTCCAAACCCCTGGGTCACCGCTCTGGTTCGACAGCTAGAAAGAGACCTAGGGGCCCCCGGTGAGAAACCCCTGTACTCTCCACTGTGCAGCCAGAGACTGAACACGCTGTCTGAGCGTTTGGTCGGTGCCGGTCGGGCAGGAGGATGGGCCGAGTGCTTCAGCGGCCAAAAAGCAGCATCTGCGTCTCAGGGAGCATCGGGGCTGCTGGGGacacagaggaaaaggaagagcaGCTTCGTGGCTCCGGACTCAGATGCTGAGGAAACTGGACAGCAGAGTAAACGGATAAAGGTGGATTCCTCTCCTGTGGAGGGGGTCGGTGAGCGTCCCGCCGCAGAGGAACGgggtgtgagagaggagacatcAGGAAGATTAGGTGATGTGCACACAGAGGTGTCTCCTGAAGAGCTGAAGCCAGCGGCAGATGATCTGTGTGATGCTCTGTCTGAACACATGAAG GTCTCTATTCCACAAATCAAAGAGTTGCTGGAAAGTCAGACAGAG tggGACCAGAGCGCCACAGATGTGTTCAAAGTGCTGAATGACTGTGACCCTGCCCAA GTGGAGGTGTTGTGCAGCATGCTGAGTTTGCCCGACATCCCAGAACAGACTTTGCCTAAACTGTGCAGCAGTCTTCTGGCTCTCTCCCCCGACCTGAGCTACAGCGCAGCAGCCACACTCATCAAGAGCCTCCTGCTGGGAAAG GTCCGGTCCCTCTCTGAACCGGCCTCCAGGTGCCTCGTCACAGCGGTGACATCACTCTGCAGCCGCTATCCCAGACCGACCTGCCATGCTTTAATCGGACCTGTCCTAGAGGAGAAAAACATAG GGAATCCACAAGCTGAGTTGCTGAACAGACTGATAGGAGACTGTCTGGAGCCTCACTACAGACTGCTGGTGCTTCA aatGACATTCAGAATTGTGTGGAGTGAGGCAGTGCTCTCCATTATCCACAGCCTGCTGGACTCCAAG CCTGAGTTGAATGAAGAACTCTTCACACACTTCACTGAACATCTTGTCAGCCAGGCTCCGCAATTCACAAAATCCATGAAGTTTGCAAAAATGATGCTAACAGTCCTCACCAAATATAACAGTCAT GTGACCGCTGCACACAAGCACTCCCTGTCCGGCTGCTTGGCTTTAAATGAGACTTTCCTCAAGAAATCCCTTCAAGCCGCTTTGaaaagaatcacacacacatga
- the mkrn4 gene encoding makorin, ring finger protein, 4 isoform X2 yields MDQSRSRNPHAVKNAICRQFINGSCRFGTRCLYLHEWPVVPSAQICRYFQKGGCWYGERCRYLHVRQPDGAAAVEARRGSVPHVYSSCVGNGLPNRRGSEPALPTSRDRRGSESVFNASHLQHTFGHLTSDISEEEGSHGHLLEQDTNSNLTASQESLQTSEMAEAGVSNGRNGQETSSRETTEDGGAAAAPADQEETEAFVQSKDVTCGICMDKVYEKLNSDERRFGILPKCNHSFCLKCIITWRKTKDLREDVTKSCPQCRVKSAFYVPYNYWVEGPAKETLIAAFKEKCSKRRCSYFMRYGRCPFKSECIYRHDPARRRSSSHSYLAEDVEDLDILQLFHLVKAMTLLADLDDDDSDSELPFYIYF; encoded by the exons ATGGATCAGTCTCGATCTCGAAATCCTCATGCTGTCAAAAATGCCATTTGCAG GCAATTCATAAATGGCTCTTGCAGATTTGGTACTAGGTGTCTTTATCTACATGAATGGCCAGTTGTACCATCAGCCCAAATATGCAGGTACTTCCAGAAAGGTGGATGCTGGTATGGTGAACGCTGCAG aTATCTCCATGTCCGTCAGCCTGATGGTGCTGCAGCTGTTGAAGCTAGAAGGGGTTCGGTGCCTCACGTCTATTCTTCTTGTGTCGGCAATGGACTGCCTAACCGAAGAGGGTCTGAGCCTGCTCTCCCAACCAGCCGAGACCGCAGGGGGTCCGAGTCTGTGTTTAATGCATCTCACCTGCAGCACACCTTCGGGCACCTGACCTCGGATATTTCTGAGGAGGAAGGGTCACATGGTCATCTACTTGAACAGG ATACTAACTCCAATCTAACAGCTTCCCAGGAATCACTCCAGACTTCAGAAATGGCTGAAGCAGGTGtatctaatggcagaaatggGCAG GAGACTTCATCCAGAGAGACTACAGAGGATGGTGGCGCTGCCGCTGCCCCCGCTGACCAGGAGGAAACGGAGGCCTTCGTCCAGAGTAAAGATGTGACCTGCGGCATCTGCATGGACAAGGTTTATGAGAAGCTGAATTCAGACGAGCGGCGCTTTGGTATCTTGCCCAAGTGCAATCACTCCTTCTgcttaaaatgcattattaccTGGAGGAAAACTAAAGACTTGAGGGAGGATGTAACAAA GAGTTGCCCACAATGCCGAGTGAAGTCTGCCTTTTATGTCCCTTACAATTACTGGGTTGAAGGACCAGCAAAGGAAACTCTCATTGCTGCCTTCAAAGAGAAATGCAG TAAAAGAAGATGCAGTTACTTTATGCGGTACGGACGCTGCCCCTTCAAATCGGAGTGCATTTATCGGCACGATCCAGCCCGACGTCGCAGCTCATCACACTCG TATCTCGCAGAGGATGTAGAAGACTTGGACATCCTACAGCTGTTTCACTTGGTCAAAGCCATGACCCTTCTCGCCGACTTGGATGACGACGATAGTGACAGCGAACTCcctttttacatttatttttaa
- the mkrn4 gene encoding makorin, ring finger protein, 4 isoform X3 produces MDQSRSRNPHAVKNAICRQFINGSCRFGTRCLYLHEWPVVPSAQICRYFQKGGCWYGERCRYLHVRQPDGAAAVEARRGSVPHVYSSCVGNGLPNRRGSEPALPTSRDRRGSESVFNASHLQHTFGHLTSDISEEEGSHGHLLEQDTNSNLTASQESLQTSEMAEAGVSNGRNGQTSSRETTEDGGAAAAPADQEETEAFVQSKDVTCGICMDKVYEKLNSDERRFGILPKCNHSFCLKCIITWRKTKDLREDVTKSCPQCRVKSAFYVPYNYWVEGPAKETLIAAFKEKCSKRRCSYFMRYGRCPFKSECIYRHDPARRRSSSHSQYLAEDVEDLDILQLFHLVKAMTLLADLDDDDSDSELPFYIYF; encoded by the exons ATGGATCAGTCTCGATCTCGAAATCCTCATGCTGTCAAAAATGCCATTTGCAG GCAATTCATAAATGGCTCTTGCAGATTTGGTACTAGGTGTCTTTATCTACATGAATGGCCAGTTGTACCATCAGCCCAAATATGCAGGTACTTCCAGAAAGGTGGATGCTGGTATGGTGAACGCTGCAG aTATCTCCATGTCCGTCAGCCTGATGGTGCTGCAGCTGTTGAAGCTAGAAGGGGTTCGGTGCCTCACGTCTATTCTTCTTGTGTCGGCAATGGACTGCCTAACCGAAGAGGGTCTGAGCCTGCTCTCCCAACCAGCCGAGACCGCAGGGGGTCCGAGTCTGTGTTTAATGCATCTCACCTGCAGCACACCTTCGGGCACCTGACCTCGGATATTTCTGAGGAGGAAGGGTCACATGGTCATCTACTTGAACAGG ATACTAACTCCAATCTAACAGCTTCCCAGGAATCACTCCAGACTTCAGAAATGGCTGAAGCAGGTGtatctaatggcagaaatggGCAG ACTTCATCCAGAGAGACTACAGAGGATGGTGGCGCTGCCGCTGCCCCCGCTGACCAGGAGGAAACGGAGGCCTTCGTCCAGAGTAAAGATGTGACCTGCGGCATCTGCATGGACAAGGTTTATGAGAAGCTGAATTCAGACGAGCGGCGCTTTGGTATCTTGCCCAAGTGCAATCACTCCTTCTgcttaaaatgcattattaccTGGAGGAAAACTAAAGACTTGAGGGAGGATGTAACAAA GAGTTGCCCACAATGCCGAGTGAAGTCTGCCTTTTATGTCCCTTACAATTACTGGGTTGAAGGACCAGCAAAGGAAACTCTCATTGCTGCCTTCAAAGAGAAATGCAG TAAAAGAAGATGCAGTTACTTTATGCGGTACGGACGCTGCCCCTTCAAATCGGAGTGCATTTATCGGCACGATCCAGCCCGACGTCGCAGCTCATCACACTCG cagTATCTCGCAGAGGATGTAGAAGACTTGGACATCCTACAGCTGTTTCACTTGGTCAAAGCCATGACCCTTCTCGCCGACTTGGATGACGACGATAGTGACAGCGAACTCcctttttacatttatttttaa
- the mkrn4 gene encoding makorin, ring finger protein, 4 isoform X1 — translation MDQSRSRNPHAVKNAICRQFINGSCRFGTRCLYLHEWPVVPSAQICRYFQKGGCWYGERCRYLHVRQPDGAAAVEARRGSVPHVYSSCVGNGLPNRRGSEPALPTSRDRRGSESVFNASHLQHTFGHLTSDISEEEGSHGHLLEQDTNSNLTASQESLQTSEMAEAGVSNGRNGQETSSRETTEDGGAAAAPADQEETEAFVQSKDVTCGICMDKVYEKLNSDERRFGILPKCNHSFCLKCIITWRKTKDLREDVTKSCPQCRVKSAFYVPYNYWVEGPAKETLIAAFKEKCSKRRCSYFMRYGRCPFKSECIYRHDPARRRSSSHSQYLAEDVEDLDILQLFHLVKAMTLLADLDDDDSDSELPFYIYF, via the exons ATGGATCAGTCTCGATCTCGAAATCCTCATGCTGTCAAAAATGCCATTTGCAG GCAATTCATAAATGGCTCTTGCAGATTTGGTACTAGGTGTCTTTATCTACATGAATGGCCAGTTGTACCATCAGCCCAAATATGCAGGTACTTCCAGAAAGGTGGATGCTGGTATGGTGAACGCTGCAG aTATCTCCATGTCCGTCAGCCTGATGGTGCTGCAGCTGTTGAAGCTAGAAGGGGTTCGGTGCCTCACGTCTATTCTTCTTGTGTCGGCAATGGACTGCCTAACCGAAGAGGGTCTGAGCCTGCTCTCCCAACCAGCCGAGACCGCAGGGGGTCCGAGTCTGTGTTTAATGCATCTCACCTGCAGCACACCTTCGGGCACCTGACCTCGGATATTTCTGAGGAGGAAGGGTCACATGGTCATCTACTTGAACAGG ATACTAACTCCAATCTAACAGCTTCCCAGGAATCACTCCAGACTTCAGAAATGGCTGAAGCAGGTGtatctaatggcagaaatggGCAG GAGACTTCATCCAGAGAGACTACAGAGGATGGTGGCGCTGCCGCTGCCCCCGCTGACCAGGAGGAAACGGAGGCCTTCGTCCAGAGTAAAGATGTGACCTGCGGCATCTGCATGGACAAGGTTTATGAGAAGCTGAATTCAGACGAGCGGCGCTTTGGTATCTTGCCCAAGTGCAATCACTCCTTCTgcttaaaatgcattattaccTGGAGGAAAACTAAAGACTTGAGGGAGGATGTAACAAA GAGTTGCCCACAATGCCGAGTGAAGTCTGCCTTTTATGTCCCTTACAATTACTGGGTTGAAGGACCAGCAAAGGAAACTCTCATTGCTGCCTTCAAAGAGAAATGCAG TAAAAGAAGATGCAGTTACTTTATGCGGTACGGACGCTGCCCCTTCAAATCGGAGTGCATTTATCGGCACGATCCAGCCCGACGTCGCAGCTCATCACACTCG cagTATCTCGCAGAGGATGTAGAAGACTTGGACATCCTACAGCTGTTTCACTTGGTCAAAGCCATGACCCTTCTCGCCGACTTGGATGACGACGATAGTGACAGCGAACTCcctttttacatttatttttaa